TGTTGATCAATGACTTTAAGTTCTTCTTTGCTTGAATTCTTACTTTTGAGTTTATACTCCGCCCTGAGATGTGACAAATGTTCTCGGGACAAGTTGTCAATTTTAATTTGCATCCATTTTAAAAAATAAGCCTGTTCAACAGCTGGACATGAGAGTGCATCTATGAAGCTGATCATATCATTTGAAATGGCCAAATCCCTCTGCTGTTCCCGGAGATCTGTTTTCTGCTGGTGTAGGCCacatttgtatttttctatgtCTTTATCCCCAGCTTTTCGAAGCCGACATTCCTCCTTCTCTAATTGGGTAAATTCTTTCCATATTGAGCCCTGCAGAGGAAGTTCTTTTTCTTTGTACTGTACAGTGTCTGTTATTTTTGAGGTGATAGCTTCTGCATTTTTCTCAGCGTTCTGACAGTCTGAGGCATGCTCATCAACCATTATTCCAAGCTCAATAGCAATGTCAGCCATTTCCTCtatgctcttttttttctctgtcttttTAACAACATTTGTTACTATGTCTTGTATAGTTTTTGCAAAGTCGGCATTGTTGACTTCCTTTCTCTTACAAATGATGTTGGTCTGTGGAAAACTTATTTCTTCCAGTACCTTTATGCACCTTTCGTGGTTGAAATTATTGTTATCCACATTGACTATCAAGAAAATCTCTGTTTCGTGTTGTTTTTTGAGTAGTTCGTATTGGTTGTCAAAATTGTCAAGAAACACAAAAACTGCCGCAGACGTTTTGCATAAAAAGGAATATTGCAATTCACAGAGAGCAATATCTCCTCTGAGATTAGCTACAGCTACTGGTTCATTGAAGATATCTATGTTTTGGCCACCACAGGGAAGATACCAACTAGTTTCGACAAGTCCATCTGCAATTTCCCTTGGAACATTACCACATGGCATGTTATGGTGAACAAAGGTGTTTTGGTACTGTTGGGGATTGCTTAGGAGTGTATTCAGAATCTCTGACTTCGATAACAAACTTTTACCCAGTCTCACAAAGGACACCATCGGAAGTTTGGGGACCACAATTGATTTTTCAATACAGCTTTTGGCGTCAGAGAGTGCCTGAGGTCTGTACTTTTTAACAATGCCTCTCAAAGCCCAAAGCATGAGTGTTTGCTTCTGTGTGCCACAATCAGGAAGCAGTAGAGGCAACCCAAACTGACACATGGACATTTTGACTGCCATTTCTTGCTGAAGGAGGCCATTTGAGCACAGAAAGAGAGCAGTGATTATGTCTAATGGGTTAAGCAATTCACCTGACTTTTTAGGGCCAAACATGGTGAAAAGATCTAAACCGACATTGCCACGAGGAAGATCTTGCTCTAACTCACTGCCTGCAGAAcatttcacatttctagcaGTCCCATTGACCATCATTAACCTCTTGAGAAAGCACCAAGGGAGGTCTGAAAGACATTTAGCCGCTTCTTCTGTGACGGCCTTCTTGTCAATCTGTAGCACACTGCTTAGTGAGAGCTTCTCCTTGTAGTTCTCTTTTAAGCCAAGATTTTTGAGAAAATCCTCCAGTTTCGTTTCTGTGGATATGATAGTTCTGATCAACCATTATTGTGGGTTCGTTTCACATTTCTAAAAGTAATTGAACATCTTTAAACATTTGCTTGTTATTTTGGTGGACTTAGTGAGGGCATAATGTCATCAATATCCTGTTCGTCATTTCAGGCAATTTTTTATGGTTTAATTTTGTTCAAACCATGTTGTTTGTAAATAGGAATATAAGAGTAGATTAAAATAGATGGGCGAGTCTGTCTACAATAAGCAAAAAGAGCAGTATGAAACTTGTATGAAAAGGTTTTGGTAGGTTATAAGAATAACTCACCTGTGTGAGCAGATGTCAATGCAGGCTGGCTGAGTCTTCCGCTTTTCAGCTGTGTTTTAATTTGGAAGTCATACGTGAGCCCTGGCTTCAGATCGTGGAATGTCACACTGTTTGAATCTGTTGTCTGCTCTCGGTGTGCTTCTGAATCACAGGAACAGGTCACAACGTAACCCCCCACCTCACCAGCAGGTGTTTCCCATGTAAGAGACACCGTACTACTAGTGATATGGGAAACATGGACATTTCCTGGAGGAATGGCCTCTGTAAAagatgaaaaacaaacaagcatatTCATGTAGCATGCTACCTTCTGGTTGTATCAATGTTTAATTTCAAGAGGGGGATTGATCTCATGCTATGAAGCATTCCTAGTCCAAGATGTCTACTTTGCAGAAATCTGTGATAAGGATAGTCTGTGACTTGATTTTGCAAGAGTAGTCAAGATGATTTGCTGTTCGGTTGGAGCCCACCCAATAGTAACGATGTTAGTGCCAGCATGATGAACCTTTAGTGAtacaaaagtattttttttttctttatttctgtttATGTACTATTATGAATGTTGTTTATCAAGGCCCCTAGTAattgtgctagtgtgtgtagCTATCTTAAATTGCTTACGGATAGGAATAGAATTAGAGACGTTCTGATACCATTTTTGTTCATTCCGATACTGATTCCGATTCCTGAAATTGATTATGGGCCTTTACCGAGTTTATACCGATATAACATCTACCATTGTAACTACTATTAGCACTTGTTCTGGGTTCCCTTACGATAACAGCAATGTATAGACGGTTCACTGAAAGTCTACAAAATGTACTTTCAGAActagatcatttacatttataatccaAAATTACAATaaacatttgtattcttgtCGTTAAGTGTCCATGCATACATGTTTTTCTGACTTGGTAGCTTGAACGCACATAGTTCGGAGAAGATACGGTTCCACCTCAAACTTACGTACTATAACTATTATGAATTTTGTTTATTAAGTACCCCAGTAATAGCACTAGTGTGTGTAGCTATATTATATTGCCAGTAAATAGGAATATAAAAGTGGATTAAAGTAGAGTGGAGAGTCTGATAACAATAAGCAAAAAGAGTAGTATGAAACTTGTATGAAAAGGCTTTAGTAGCTAATAAGCATAACTCACCTGTGTGGGCAGATGCCAAGGCAGGATGGCTGAGTCCTCCGCTTTTCAGCTGTGTTTTAATTTGGAAGTCATACTTGAGCCCTGGCTTCAGATCAGTCTGCTCTCCGTTACAAAACAGGTATAATATTACATGTAACAGGTAGAGTAACAGAGTTATTCAACACACTGCACAAATGGAGTTGGTTgaaaatgtgattaatcgcattaacgtcatagttaactcacgattaatcgcaaattatttttctatgctaaatatcccttgatttctttgtcccataattcttctcattttaattctcttatcaacatggtgaagcttgccttgtgcaaatgattttttattgataacaacattgacatatactgatcaaaacaggacgatataaaaaaagattctatagtgcaattaaacgactgctttgaacaaatgtcatttgaacatagcagtcaggctactgcttctttgttttgagccaaagaaaaaaaagttttttttttaaaataaaataattgcgttaatcgcgcaataacaattttaacgccgttaaaattggtttgcgttaacgccgttaataacgcgtttaactgacagctctaatatatatatatatatatagctgtgcagtatataatatttataatctcaatgttaaagtatatatatatatatatatattaaggcAATTTACTAAATAGACCATCGGCAATTAATTGGTTGGTTACTATACCTCCTCCTTCATGCTGTCTATTCCAGCTGATTCTTCAGCCATTTTCCGACCGAAAAGGAAACTAAATTGATCAAAATATGACAAAATACAAAATCACaggcatactcacacacagaatgaGTCCCACATAAGTATTGCCTATTTGCCTGGTTTACTGGTTGTCAAATAAGTATTCACCAAAGAAGGTGAGGAACTTTTTAAGAAAAATGCAGAGGGTGGTTTTATTGTCAAACTTAAGCTGTCTTCATACTTGAATCCTTCACACTAAAGCTTTGCTATACGACTTTCAGGTTTCttgattcaatttaaaaaaagaccaCTATGAAAGCATTTCTTAATTTACATATCAAGTTGAACTAATGCATAGCTGGTAAAAAGCATTGGCCAGCTTTCAATGTGTTCTATATTAAGTTTGTCCTTTATAGTACACGCGGCTGTATTTTCCCAAAAGAAAATACTTCTGACCAAACTCACGTGATTGAAGGATCAGACGCTGTTGGACATCAAAATGTTCGTCGACTCCTACTGAGCAGCAGTGTGTCAAGAGTTTCTGAGAAGTGAATTAAGTTTGAGGCCAGGTTATTTTTATACAAGTCATCGCTGCATGATTATGGATCCCGCCCGCTCATTATCAACAGATCCGCCCATGATACCAAGAATcacgctgtgattggctggcaaTGACCCAAGCACATGACCTAACATACTGAACACGCAGTCGACCAGTTCCAAACTGTCAGCGGTAGACTGCCCAaacctattatttatttattttttattttttaaatgccaCCATGAAAATGTTATATGAAAGAAACTTGGTACACATGCACCTTTCGTCACGATGAATAACGCTCAAATTGCAATGCCATTTGGATATAATCATGGAAGGAATCATTTCAAATGGACAGTATGCGTTTAGAAACATGGTTGGTGATAAGCTACTTCCGGAAAAACCAGTTCTTAAGGCATACCTACCAAGGAAGCACAATATATTCGCCACGTATGGAAGAGCTCCTTCTCAAAATATAGCGTACGTAATCTGCCAGTGGCAACATACATGTCCATGTAGGGTAGTGGTACGGATTAGAGGAGATTTGGTAGAGGAGTCTTCATTTTTGACTATAAATGGGTGTCACTGTCAAAAAGCAcggaaacacccacacaccgacACCTCCTTGAGATTAGTGTGGGGACAGAAACGACCACATATGAATAATAGTTATACCTGAAAACATTGTGTTCACCTTTCTATTATTTCAGGCAGTTGATGCACTTGTGAGTCAATTAGACATTACTAGGCATTACTAAAAAAAAGCCATTATGTCGTAACCATCCAAGGTATACTTACAAGTGATATTGTGAAGCAATGGTATATGTTTCTTTAGAAGCCACAAAgtttaaataaaacatgttttattctcAATGACATTTAAAAGCACTACACTACCCAACATCCTAAAGTGTAACAAGACGCCTTCGATACTACTGAATTCACATGTATTAAAAATGAGTAATGTTATTACTTTATATAACCCTCCATTGTGTCTTATCAGCCACACTCTGTGGGAACCGGTGGTTCCGGTATTGAAACCTGAGCAGGGTTTGCAGTCACCGACGAAGGAACGTGGAAATAAGGCACTTCCTCAAACAGAACAATGGGGTGGTTTCCAAAGTAAAGTTGTGCTTGGCCTTGGGTCAGGAATGGGTGGCCTAGGAGAATCTTCTCACCAGCTATGTCAGCAACGAGGAAATGCAGGCCCACCTGGCGGTTGTTGATCTGGACAGGAACGTGAGACACCCCGAGTACAGCCGCTAATTGAATAGGCCTGCCCTACAGCATTAGTGAAAACTTAATGCCTATAGCATCCTTCTCAGTGTCAGTCCTGTTGCTGTAAGCTACGGACACTTTCCCACATGTGTAATTTCTTAAAACATGACGAGCCTCACCCAGTTTCCGGACACTCTGTCTCAGTTCAATGGCCACTGCAGCAGCAGGTTCTGAAGAACAACCATGTGCATTCTTCCATCTCCTCCAACAGGCCACTGTAGTCCCACTGAGAAGGCTGTTGGTTTCTGTGGATGCTTACCCCTGCTGTACCAAGCAGAACTTTAACTGGACAGTCATGGTCTTTTCTGACCACTGATTAGCCCGAGCACAGCTCTTGAAACGGTGTTGGAACTCTTTCCAGGGTGTGGTGCCATCATACTGACCAGGATGTAAGGTGAGGACTCTTTCTCTGAAATCATTGTTCCTCACTCTCAGATGAGGGCTGGTAGTGTGTATGTTGAGACCGGCTTGCACGTACATCCCTGGGTATCTGGGGCATGGTGGATAATGAGAGACTGTTGTGCTCTGGATGAAACTGCCCACCCGGGCAGAGGAAAAGGGATTTTCATGGAGTTTTGCAATAGCAGCTTCTGGTGGGAAAACGTGCGGTGCAGCTTTGATGGTTGCTGAGTTTGGTAGTTATGTACATGGTGGTCTTGGTCTATATGCCGGGGAAACAGTAACTTTCCCTATAATAATCAACAGACGGGCTTGTGCTTGAAAACCTCTGCAGAGGGGGTTCATATGGTGTTTGAGTCACCCTTAGCCCCACATTAGCAGGCACAGATGAGGGGTTATAATgtccatatattttatttatttcactcAAATGGTCTGTTTTTATTCCAACTTAATTTCCAATCATTGCAGTTAGCGTTATGAATGGGTTGGAGTGATTAGTCACTTTCCCAGGGCTcccaagtctcacgcattcggcgtgagacacacgcaattcaacccatacacacgctcacacgccacacttcgtatttctcacgcagagaaattacagGATAGCGCCccccaatttgggccgctatttaacagtggaacaggtaggaatcaattGGGTTTCctgtacgtagggtaaccagacgtccttttttgcccggacatgccctctttttgagacactgtTAAAAAAAGGTGTGGCGAAATTTCAAAattgtccgggattttattaaagcctcatacatgttcacattgaatttgcgttgcgttctttacattggtggaagtgagtagggggagtggttaagtagagccttcagattggacggtttgacttacttaTTTACCGTCATGCTTGCAttaatttttttaccattattattttattgggACAAAagttaacaaatttctcctacagggtaTTGATAAAAGTGTCTGTGTCATCCTGTCTCGTCCACTACTCCTGCTGACGCCTCCCTCAACCGTGATCCTGCTCAACTGCCTCGTCCATCGCCCTTTCCAGCCCCTCAAGCTCTCCCGACAGCGTTGACCGGACCGCTTCGTACTCAAGCGCCGTCTCGATTGCGCTCCATGCGTAGGTACAGTCGTAGCGTTGACCACTCTAGCCTACGCCTGTTGAAGCGCACAGGGCCAGCGGCTAACGACGAGCTAACCCTTCGGATAGCCTCGATCAACCTGAGGTCCCTGGCGAACAAAACTTTCATGCTTAACGACTTCTTTACTTCCCGGGAGCTGGACTTTCTATTCCTGTGCGATACCTTGGTCTCTGCAGCCGCCAATACGCCATTCTCTGAACTCCTTCCACCGGACTGTAACTTTTTCAATTCCCCCCGCGCGACTGGGAGAGGCGGAGGAGTCGCCTCTCTTTACAAATCATTGTTTCAATGTCGGCAGATTCCACACAATGGTTTTGCGAGCTTTGAACTGCAACTGTTTGAAATAATTCTGTCTTTCCCCATTTTGTGCGCAGTGGTGTATCGACCACCTAAATTCAACAAAGATTTTATCCAGGACTTTGCTGACCTTTTGTCTGGACTTATGGTAAGATATGACTACATTTTAATATCTGGTGATTTTAATGTCCATGTTTGCTGTGAGTCACAGCCTTTGACCCGGGACTTCTTGAAATTCCTTGACTCAATTAGTCAAGAGCGAGCTGTCACCGGCTCAACGCATGAAAAGGGTCAGGGAAGGGTCTTGTGCTGTCCTATGGTATTTCTGTCTCTGTTAATGAAATCTGTGCCATGTCTTTTTCCGACCACTCCCCAATTCTGTTCACTGTGTCAGTCCCATGCTCAGGTAGTACCCATAGTGGCTCCAAACAGGTATCCCGCACGCTAAACTCCTCTACTGCCGGACATTTTTCAGCCGTGTTCAATGACTCCCCCCTTGGTAGACCAATAGACTCTGAGTACACTGCTGATGAGCTTCACTCTATGCTCTCATCTGCCTGCACTGGCATGCTGGACTCTATTGCCCCTTTCATACCCAAACGCAAAAAAACACAGTCAACTCCATGGCTGAACGACGAAAAAACTCTGGGCGTGATTTTTTACAGTAAATTCAAGTTTGAACAGCAGGTCAGTGCAGTAGTTAGGAAGAGCTTTTTCCACCTGAGAACCCTAGCTAAGATCAAAGCCTACCTACCCCAGAGCAATCTTGAGAGAGtcatccatgccttcatcaCTTCACAACTGGACTTCTGTAATTCTCTCTATACTGGCCTCGATCGATCCCAGCTACGCCGCCTGCAGTTggttcagaactcagccgcccgacTCCTCACCTGCACTAAAAAACACGATCATATCACCCCAGTCCTGGCTTCACTCCATTGGCTCCCCATCCGCTACCGCATGAATTTCAAACTCCTCTTGACTGTTTACAAATCTCTCCATGGTCTGGCCCCCACCTACCTGTCCGATCTTCTCCACCACCATTCCCCTTCTAGAGCACTACGGTCAGCAGACCAACTGCGGCTGGAAGAACCCAGGTCCAGGCTTAATACTAGgggggacagagccttctcAGTGGCAGCTCCTAGACTCTGGAACTGCCTCCCCCTCCAAGTCCGTTCTGCTCAGTCTCTGAATGTTTTTAAGTCCCTTTTAAAAACCCACCTCTATTCACTTGCCTTTGGCTAGCATCTCCCTTGATGCAacagtgtgtatatatttttttaaatgttatcttTTATTGCActtcttatttattattattattattatttatttttttgtgcctTCCTGCAATATTGCACTTtactgtaaagcactttggtgCGGCTAAGCCGTCTGTAAATGCGCTATATAAACAAAATAGACATTGACATTGATAAAGTTCTGCTGAATGCcaaagatatattttaagcattggactgaatgccacaggaatatataattatgtttttgcacgtttgcaacgtctaaaagttcagggaaaagtatatgcctctactggtgttgcttaagccaatagccttttgaggcagtgttgtttttgaatattagtgttaagggccaataatacTTACTATCATACATTGGTCACCATGTccgtggacacatttgtatgcagtctcATGTTAATATTTCACTGTGCTTTTCTCACCACTACAGATGGTGGTGAACATGAGAGGGTCCCTTCCTGGTCGCCAATGTTagctttttctctttcagcttCGAGACTGTAGTCGGGAAACTGAGGGGAGATACTCTATTCTCCAGGGCTTCAGATGCCTACTCACTCCGGAGCTATTACCGTAAGTTCAGTCCACTGGCAGACACGGGGAACTTCTCTGGTGATGCTGCTGCTTTATTTGCTTATCTGCAAATAAGTGTACATTTAAATATGCTGTACTAATAAACTTGAATACTCAGTTTTTCCCCATTGACTACTCTCCGCTCACTACTCACGCCgattctctctcactcgcttcaCCTCGATGGAGAATTATACACTTTTTaaaattgaataataaaaaagatatatatacagtatatatgatATAGCAGTGCAATATAGTAATTATGGTAGAATAAAGGCTAGAAATAGCTAATGTTG
This is a stretch of genomic DNA from Gadus chalcogrammus isolate NIFS_2021 chromosome 17, NIFS_Gcha_1.0, whole genome shotgun sequence. It encodes these proteins:
- the LOC130370289 gene encoding tenascin-R-like isoform X2, coding for MAEESAGIDSMKEETDLKPGLKYDFQIKTQLKSGGLSHPALASAHTEAIPPGNVHVSHITSSTVSLTWETPAGEVGGYVVTCSCDSEAHREQTTDSNSVTFHDLKPGLTYDFQIKTQLKSGRLSQPALTSAHTELSYPQKRNWRIFSKILA